Genomic segment of Deltaproteobacteria bacterium:
GCAGCTTATACTCTTAGGAAAATGAGTGACAAATATTGGATTAAAACCATGCCTCCGTCTTACCTCCCGAGTAGCCCCAAAGGCCGGAGGCTGCGACTCTGCGGTAAATAGAGGCTGAACAAGCAGACTCTACTAGTGAAGAGGTTCATCATCTTCACCCTTCATTCCGTAAGCTCTGGCATCAACCTCCATCCTTACTCCCTGAAAATCGATTTCCAGATAATTGGCAAAAGCTACTCTCAAAAACTCTGTGGCACGACGCCTGAGTTTTTCGAAATCCTCAGATTCAAATCCATACTTTTCTTTGATCTGGGCAAGTTTTTTCCCGGGATCTGGCTCTTGGAACCCCTCATCAACATCAGAGCGGACAATTGACAAATTATAGCTGAAAAGTTCTTTGATTGCCTCGAAATAGTCCCCTTTCCGCTCTTTATAGTTGTTCAAGCTATCCCCCCATGTGTCGGGGTTCTCAATCTGGCCCTCAATCATCTGGCGAAAGTTCTCAGAGGGAATTAAGGATTCCAAAATATCGTAGTTCTTCTTAAGTACCTTCCCCATCAGGACCTCATTTCCAGCCAAGGGGGACACCACTTCGGCAATGACATCCTGGGGTTCTATGCCCAGGTTGCCACACTCAAGCCCCAGGTCCGTGTGAAGCCCTTGAAGACGATTCTCATCAAGCTCTTCCTCATTCGGACGGACCGACGGAAGCTGGATGCCGGTCTTTATTGAGCGATAGATCATAAAATTGACTATCATCGAAATCAGGTACGAAAGCCTGTAAGCCTTCCCACCAGCCACCCTACGTCTCTTCAAAAAAGCTTTCGTTTCCTCTTCCACGGGCTTCTTGATGGCCTCTTCCAGCTGACGCTGCTTTCTTTCCTTTTTGAGCCTGCTCTTTTTTCCCAATGAGTTACTCCTTTGGTCCTACACCCCTCCACATCCGCCCATGGAACCAGAGATCTGCATGCTAAGCTCCTTGCCAAAATCCTGTGCCCGACTATTCAAAAAATATCGTATGATTTCTTTGTGAATATTATCGCCAAGGTTGATATCACTGAGCCTCAAGCACATGGCTGTCTTGTTTTCAGGCACATCACTCCAGTCCAGCTTCTTGACTTCTATGTTATACGTATGTGACAACTCTTCCGCAGTCTTTATAGAACCATAAAAACACAAACTCTCCTGCTCACATCTCACCCAAAAAAAGACCTGATCCTTATTGCCGTCAACTCCTTGTTTTTCGGACATACGCACACGATGCACACGCTCTCCGGCCCACTCCACGTCATGGTCAACCTCTAATTCTAAACCCCAATCCTTTGCAAACTCAATGAGTTGTTCAATCGTGTTCTTCATCTTGTCACCTTCTTTCGATCTTCGTCAGGCAATCACCTGAGGCCATGCCTTTTCAGTCAGGCACAACGTCGATTACCCCCATTTCCTTCCATAGTTCCAGCGACAGCTTTGCGTCCTCCGGGTTAATCCGGTGCAGGGCAAAGCCGGCATGAATCACCACGTAGTCGCCCAGTTCCGGCATTTCATCCACCACATCGAGGCGGGCCTCCTTGGTGACCCCTCCAAGCTCGGCCACGACATTGTCGCCGTCGATCTTGATCACTTTCATCGGCGCTGCAACACACATAAGTACTCCCTTCTTTGCTTGTTATACGTGCCCACGCCGTTATGCTCTCTTAAGGACAAGTATCGTGCAGGATCTGAATTGTCAGTGCATTGGTTGCCTTGCCGTCTTTTACCACCCATACGACAATATCGTCTCTACCCACAGCGCCGTCGGGCACGTGAGGCTTGTCTACGCCTACCTTGAGATTCATGCTATCCCACCGCACTCTGGGCAATATAATGCCCTTAGTCAAAGGATCCACTGCATACTGGCCGGAAGTGCCAATCCTGACGACATCACCGGCCTGCTGGCTCGGGCCGAAGTTTTGCCCATAAATTGTAAGGATGTTATTCACGAGATGTGTACCACAATAATAGGAGCGCTCAATGCTCTCTGGGCTGAGTTTATAAAGCACGGATTTGCTCGTAAGCTCGAAATACACAGGATCACTGCTTACCACCTGACAGACGGTATCACCGGCGCTAAAATCGCCGCTACTGTCTTCGTCCCCAAAGCAAATACTCTTCACGTAGACTGAGTACACACCCAGACATAAATCCTCACACCGCCGAATCAGGGGTTCATCCAGATCTTGGATAAAATTGCGCTGCCCTGTGTTGGCGTCTTTCCGGTCTTCATACACATCTCCAAACATGACCTGAAACTGCGTATCAGCCCACTGCCGGGGGCCAGAGTACTTGGTAGCCGTGTAAGTGCCGCAAGAAGCCACAAAGTCAACCACGTGTGTTAGGCCGGTGTACCCATCGGACGCCATTAGCTCACGCCGATTCTCAAAACCACCGCTTCCCGACAGCGTTAGGATCTCACGACACGGCCCTGAAGCCGGAGAGACACTCAGCAGGGTGGGGTAATCCCTCAAAGAAAAGACCTTAAAAGGACTGCTGTTTCCTGCCTCAGTCATAACCGCCACATAGTAGTTTCCGGGGGGAAAGGTCCAGCACCGAAGCTTCCATTCAATCCGGTTCTCCGTCCATGAATAGATGGGAACATCCACCCATTCACCCCCGGAGACGGGCCTGATCTTCACGCTTCTTTCCGAAGTGCGCTCAGGGCCAAAGTATGCGCCACTCATGGTGACAATGGTATCACAGATTCCCGCAATGGGCGACATGTCCTGCAAGGCAGGCTTGGATTGAGGGATTTGCGGATTCGAATCCGGCAACCTGTCCCCATGACATCCGGCGCACATTTGGTTCTCTGTAAAGCCTGGAGTAGCTTCAGGCGCGTACGGACTAGTTGCATCCCGTGTCCTGTAGACAACAGGA
This window contains:
- a CDS encoding HypC/HybG/HupF family hydrogenase formation chaperone, translating into MCVAAPMKVIKIDGDNVVAELGGVTKEARLDVVDEMPELGDYVVIHAGFALHRINPEDAKLSLELWKEMGVIDVVPD